The following are encoded in a window of Rosa chinensis cultivar Old Blush chromosome 4, RchiOBHm-V2, whole genome shotgun sequence genomic DNA:
- the LOC112198376 gene encoding protein SIEVE ELEMENT OCCLUSION B → MASKLTEMSDEEILNFINGKYSPGDSTAFDVGDLFTITKTIIDHATRNSMVDDILKSANALNEKVPNINDSFISPLCTLKSICCEMSSCMDKACSGEEISIQPRTEVIFDKLKPYPWDAKAVLALAAFALEYGDFWHLAQLYGQCNQLTNSLAILKRVPVLTKHAILEKRKEEVLELNHLIKATLQVTDFIFKVEDLFVHNHNENVKELDKAVKSIPTYVFWTITTIVACAVKVTHLTSDEEEPYPLSYLVTKIEGILKILEEQHASCEKELDKLKKHRKLVRIMSEARSTHQIMNVINTLIQFRDDGKLPTISVGSSVKEVKSEIFVEEIKDNYVLFYISSLENNKKDDISHLKEVHDQFPKKYKNWTIVWIPIVEDWTEDHRKKFEELASEMPWYKVQFFSSIVIKFLSADDRLSFKGNPKCVVMSPQAQLQSHNTLDLIRKYGINFFDHLFPVVVPPGPLPVVPPEDPRLELKPFFESLKNEELKKLSKDKKTCIFFFGGTVESWIKLEKNVKEVNDTVKVFGVAIELSRVVLHEAEAGESKYSETHEAFWSGIENLLLSLLDHYNEVEYKIVKAELHKLLSYKHGEWIMVSQKYELIASCRPATIFDVLENMSQSKPSISLLGSYIQNFIANKPWSPPSECCQFVNPGNPPKIMDCPFCRHPMETISVAYKCCHPGYPHN, encoded by the exons ATGGCAAGCAAGCTCACTGAAATGTCCGACGAAGAAATCCTGAACTTCATCAATGGAAAGTATTCTCCGGGGGACAGCACTGCCTTTGATGTTGGTGATCTTTTCACGATCACTAAGACCATCATTGATCATGCAACCCGTAATTCGATGGTCGATGATATTCTGAAG TCGGCCAATGCCCTGAATGAGAAGGTCCCCAACATCAACGACAGCTTCATCTCGCCATTGTGCACTCTTAAGTCCATTTGCTGCGAG ATGTCATCATGTATGGATAAGGCTTGTTCTGGTGAAGAAATTTCCATCCAACCAAGGACGGAAGTGATATTTGACAAGCTAAAACCCTATCCATGGGACGCTAAGGCAGTGCTGGCCCTAGCGGCTTTCGCTTTGGAATACGGAGACTTCTGGCACCTCGCCCAGCTCTATGGCCAATGTAACCAACTCACCAATTCACTGGCTATCCTGAAGCGAGTACCCGTCCTAACCAAGCATGCGATCTTGGAGAAACGCAAGGAGGAAGTACTTGAGCTGAACCATCTCATCAAGGCTACTTTGCAAGTGACTGATTTCATCTTTAAGGTTGAGGATCTTTTTGTTCACAATCATAACGAGAATGTAAAAGAGTTGGACAAGGCAGTAAAGAGTATCCCAACCTATGTCTTCTGGACCATCACAACAATTGTAGCTTGCGCGGTTAAGGTCACCCATCTCACTAGTGATGA GGAGGAGCCATACCCTCTATCCTATCTTGTTACTAAAATCGAGGGCATACTGAAGATCCTTGAGGAACAGCATGCAAGTTGCGAAAAAGAACTAG ATAAATTAAAGAAGCACAGGAAGTTGGTCAGGATAATGTCGGAAGCCCGAAGCACTCATCAGATCATGAACGTTATTAACACCCTGATTCAGTTCAGGGATGATGGGAAGCTACCCACCATTAGTGTCGGTAGCAGTGTCAAGGAG GTTAAGTCTGAAATATTTGTCGAAGAAATAAAGGATAATTATGTGCTGTtttacatttcaagtttggAGAACAATAAGAAGGATGACATTTCACATCTGAAAGAAGTTCATGATCAATTTCCTAAAAAGTATAAAAATTGGACGATTGTGTGGATCCCTATTGTGGAAGATTGGACGGAAGACCATAgaaaaaagtttgaggagttgGCATCGGAGATGCCATGGTACAAGGTCCAGTTTTTTTCTTCAATAGTGATCAAGTTCCTCAGCGCGGACGACAGGTTGTCCTTCAAGGGTAATCCGAAGTGCGTGGTGATGAGCCCACAAGCGCAACTGCAAAGCCACAATACACTCGACTTGATCCGGAAATATGGAATCAATTTCTTTGATCATTTGTTTCCAGTGGTGGTCCCTCCAGGTCCTCTACCGGTGGTCCCTCCAGAGGACCCCCGCTTAGAACTAAAGCCATTTTTTGAGAGTTTGAAGAACGAAGAACTCAAAAAGTTG AGCAAAGATAAAAAGACGTGCATTTTCTTCTTTGGAGGCACAGTTGAGTCGTGGATCAAGTTGGAAAAGAATGTGAAGGAAGTAAACGATACCGTCAAGGTATTCGGGGTGGCGATTGAGTTAAGTAGAGTGGTGTTACACGAAGCAGAGGCAGGAGAATCAAAATACTCGGAAACTCATGAGGCCTTTTGGTCGGGGATAGAGAACTTGTTATTGTCCTTGCTTGATCACTACAACGAAGTGGAGTACAAGATCGTGAAAGCCGAACTTCACAAGCTACTGTCCTACAAACATGGGGAATGGATTATGGTTAGCCAAAAGTATGAGCTTATAGCCAGTTGTCGTCCTGCCACAATATTTGACGTCCTGGAAAACATGTCACAGTCGAAGCCATCTATTTCATTATTGGGAAGCTATATCCAAAATTTTATAGCCAATAAGCCGTGGTCACCTCCTTCCGAATGCTGCCAATTTGTCAATCCCGGAAATCCTCCCAAGATCATGGACTGCCCATTCTGCCGCCATCCCATGGAAACCATCTCTGTCGCCTACAAGTGCTGCCACCCTGGATATCCCCACAACTAG
- the LOC112198667 gene encoding protein RER1A — translation MQVRCTGIRTGADGAGFVNLNNISYQKSGSRFKSSRFKSPPLRLNPEKKRNQPTDTPRATNPKRAPQWTPERREWVSPRRRRRQRRTRRLGGSPLEAVQAWSFGVSHRYQHLLDKTTPHVLHHRWLATLGVALVYVLRIYFVQGFYIMSYALGIYLLNLLISFLSPQVDPEIHDLSDDPSLQTRGSDEFRPFVRRLPEFKFWLLMKQL, via the exons ATGCAGGTACGGTGCACTGGTATCAGGACTGgagcggacggagctgggtttGTGAATCTCAATAATATATCTTACCAGAAATCAGGTTCCAG attcaaatcatcaagattcaaatcaccaccgctgcgtctcaatccagagaagaagaggaaccaaCCGACCGACACACCTCGAGCAACGAACCCCAAGAGGGCCCCACAATGGACACCGGAGCGGCGGGAGTGGGTCTCGCcgcgtcgtcgtcgtcgtcagcGGAGGACTCGTCGTCTCGGAGGATCGCCGCTCGAAGCCGTCCAGGCGTGGAGCTTCGGCGTGTCGCACCGATACCAGCACCTGCTCGACAAAACGACGCCGCACGTCCTCCACCACCGCTGGCTCGCAACCCTCGGCGTGGCCTTGGTCTACGTCCTCCGCATCTACTTCGTCCAGGGATTCTACATCATGTCATACGCCTTGGGGATCTACCTCCTCAACTTGCTCATcagctttctctctcctcaggtCGACCCGGAGATCCACGACCTTTCCGACGACCCCAGCCTCCAGACCCGCGGATCCGACGAGTTCCGCCCCTTCGTTCGACGCCTCCCTGAGTTTAAATTCTG GCTTTTGATGAAGCAATTGTAG
- the LOC112196615 gene encoding DNA-directed RNA polymerase V subunit 7 isoform X2, protein MYLKVELRWSVVVPPKSLDKDGVKFQTELSRRLLDDFATKRATKDLGYFLAVTTVESIGEGKVRPDTGEVKFPVVFSCITFKLFRGEIIHAVVYKVLRHGVCLRCGPVEKVFLSANKIPDYQYIPREDDSVFLNQEKPYSSIEKDVTIRCVVIGTRWVEAEREFCVLVDLPNEDI, encoded by the coding sequence ATGTATCTCAAAGTAGAGTTACGCTGGAGTGTTGTAGTCCCTCCCAAAAGCCTGGACAAAGATGGAGTGAAATTCCAAACGGAATTGTCTCGCCGCTTGCTGGATGATTTTGCTACAAAAAGGGCAACAAAAGATCTGGGATACTTCCTGGCGGTGACGACTGTGGAGAGCATAGGAGAAGGAAAGGTGAGGCCGGACACTGGTGAAGTTAAGTTTCCGGTTGTTTTCAGCTGCATCACCTTCAAACTTTTCCGCGGAGAGATCATACATGCGGTTGTTTACAAGGTATTGAGGCACGGAGTTTGTCTGAGATGCGGTCCTGTCGAAAAGGTGTTTCTCTCTGCTAACAAGATACCGGATTATCAATATATCCCTAGAGAGGACGATTCTGTGTTCTTAAACCAAGAGAAGCCGTACTCTAGCATTGAAAAAGATGTCACAATTCGTTGCGTTGTCATTGGGACTCGATGGGTTGAAGCAGAAAGGGAATTCTGCGTACTGGTTGATTTGCCGAATGAGGATATCTAG
- the LOC112196615 gene encoding DNA-directed RNA polymerase V subunit 7 isoform X1 — translation MAAHSVFRTLRSAMYLKVELRWSVVVPPKSLDKDGVKFQTELSRRLLDDFATKRATKDLGYFLAVTTVESIGEGKVRPDTGEVKFPVVFSCITFKLFRGEIIHAVVYKVLRHGVCLRCGPVEKVFLSANKIPDYQYIPREDDSVFLNQEKPYSSIEKDVTIRCVVIGTRWVEAEREFCVLVDLPNEDI, via the exons ATGGCCGCCCATAGcgtttttagaaccttg AGAAGTGCAATGTATCTCAAAGTAGAGTTACGCTGGAGTGTTGTAGTCCCTCCCAAAAGCCTGGACAAAGATGGAGTGAAATTCCAAACGGAATTGTCTCGCCGCTTGCTGGATGATTTTGCTACAAAAAGGGCAACAAAAGATCTGGGATACTTCCTGGCGGTGACGACTGTGGAGAGCATAGGAGAAGGAAAGGTGAGGCCGGACACTGGTGAAGTTAAGTTTCCGGTTGTTTTCAGCTGCATCACCTTCAAACTTTTCCGCGGAGAGATCATACATGCGGTTGTTTACAAGGTATTGAGGCACGGAGTTTGTCTGAGATGCGGTCCTGTCGAAAAGGTGTTTCTCTCTGCTAACAAGATACCGGATTATCAATATATCCCTAGAGAGGACGATTCTGTGTTCTTAAACCAAGAGAAGCCGTACTCTAGCATTGAAAAAGATGTCACAATTCGTTGCGTTGTCATTGGGACTCGATGGGTTGAAGCAGAAAGGGAATTCTGCGTACTGGTTGATTTGCCGAATGAGGATATCTAG
- the LOC112197688 gene encoding UPF0481 protein At3g47200: MSANRKSKDYTVINIGKKCKKCIFRVPNVLRRQNSEAYTPDVVSIGPFHYREKRGKEEGKGGKEGKGEGDFQLVERVKESYVKEILSDMKNITLKELTAEVIKLSDQKNEGAFEQRARDFYAEPLDHISSEDFIVMMIVDGCFLIQLFRKCNDPKLRAFDDPIFNMDCMFHFLCHDILLLENQLPWFVIHILYDLTHDIYPDEASLSTVIMKALSILPSLKQSCSSYNKHLRRHKHHSDIDYLHILDLVRASIVVPLRTIEERAHKAAENPEEHGVHSGNKDKRDNIKVVHEAIFDPDLHQIRTATKLSKADIKFRMVKKESIMDIRFEEGGWFCNGILEIPQLNVGMSSETLFRNLIAIEQCYHGYSNEITSYAIFMDNLISSKEDMELLGKEKIIGNWMSDEDGCKFFNNLYKDIPHNKFYYVELCKKLNDRYRLKRYTWLALLKMEKFSNPWRALAFGVAIIALTLTAWSSANNIRVNWNK, encoded by the coding sequence ATGTCTGCAAATCGTAAGAGTAAAGACTATACAGTTATTAATATCGGCAAGAAATGCAAGAAATGCATCTTCAGAGTTCCTAACGTGCTCCGGAGACAAAACTCAGAAGCATATACACCTGACGTTGTTTCAATCGGACCTTTTCATTATCGAGAAAAGCGAGGTAAGGAGGAAGGTAAAGGTGGCAAAGAAGGCAAAGGCGAGGGAGATTTCCAACTCGTGGAACGAGTGAAAGAGAGCTATGTGAAAGAAATTCTCTCAGATATGAAGAATATAACTTTGAAAGAGTTGACCGCAGAAGTCATCAAGCTCTCAGATCAAAAGAATGAAGGCGCGTTTGAGCAACGCGCGCGCGATTTTTATGCAGAACCACTTGATCATATTTCCTCTGAAGACTTCATCGTGATGATGATAGTTGACGGTTGCTTCCTAATTCAACTGTTTCGGAAGTGTAACGATCCGAAACTCAGGGCCTTTGATGACCCAATATTCAACATGGATTGCATGTTTCATTTCCTATGCCATGACATTTTGCTCCTAGAGAATCAACTACCTTGGTTTGTTATCCACATTTTGTATGACCTTACCCATGATATATACCCTGATGAAGCTTCCCTCTCTACTGTCATCATGAAAGCGCTCAGCATACTACCATCACTGAAGCAAAGTTGCTCATCTTATAATAAGCATCTCCGCAGACACAAGCATCATTCTGATATTGATTATCTGCACATACTTGATCTGGTAAGAGCTTCCATAGTTGTTCCATTAAGGACCATAGAAGAGAGAGCGCATAAAGCAGCTGAAAACCCTGAAGAGCATGGAGTGCACTCTGGGAACAAAGACAAGAGAGACAATATTAAAGTTGTTCATGAAGCTATCTTTGACCCAGATCTACATCAAATTCGTACAGCAACCAAGCTCTCAAAGGCAGACATCAAATTCAGAATGGTAAAAAAGGAGAGCATAATGGATATCCGATTCGAGGAGGGTGGGTGGTTCTGCAATGGGATTCTTGAGATTCCACAACTAAACGTTGGAATGTCATCGGAAACATTATTCAGGAACCTCATTGCAATTGAACAATGCTACCATGGTTATTCAAACGAGATAACATCTTATGCCATCTTTATGGATAACCTCATCTCTTCAAAGGAAGATATGGAATTGCTTGGCAAGGAAAAAATAATAGGTAATTGGATGAGTGATGAAGATGGTTGTAAGTTTTTCAACAACCTTTACAAGGACATCCCGCATAACAAGTTCTACTATGTTGAGCTGTGCAAAAAATTGAATGATCGTTACAGATTGAAACGGTATACATGGTTGGCTTTACTCAAGATGGAAAAGTTTTCTAACCCCTGGAGAGCTTTGGCTTTTGGGGTAGCTATTATCGCTTTGACTCTCACCGCGTGGAGCTCGGCAAACAACATTCGGGTTAACTGGAATAAGTGA